In Sparus aurata chromosome 24, fSpaAur1.1, whole genome shotgun sequence, the genomic stretch AGGGCAGCCTGCCAGACAGCAAGCTGCCAACATCCAATGggccgccgcctcctcctcctcctccgtttCCTCCTGCACGGGGCATCCTGTCAGACCTGATCAGCCCTGTTCATCAAGGATGTCACATTTCAGCATCACACCTTGTCAAAACCTCTCCCGGCTAACACTCTGGTCCCAGATGTGTGTGATAAAAAAAGGTGAGGAGAGAAAGCTCAGGTAACCAGAATTGCCTTGGAAAGTGAGCGCACAGCTGCAGAATATCACAGAAGCTGTCACACAAGCCAAATCCCATGCAATTAAACTGCACTTTAACCACATCTTTTATAGGGATTGTTGACTCTGAGGTGCAATAGTACATTATCTTACCCAAGCCGAATTACACTTTATGAATGGAGATAATAAATCATAGCTATACAGGCTTTAAAGGAAGCAATTTTAGAGATGAAAAGCCATAAATCAGGTGTATTACACCGCTGTACGGGTTTCGGCACAACATCATAAATCAACGGCTGTTAGTAATATTGTCACGGTGGTTAATCTTCTGTCAACCAAAGCTCATTAGAAATTAATCTGGCTTCATATCCCACATCTCCGGCCGGTGTACGATCATCTGGCGGCCGCGGTGGCAGTGATTGATCCCGCAGAGAGCACAGAAATTGATTTTCACGGTGCCTGTTTGGTGATTTGGACCGTGGGTGATGCCGAGCAGCTGGCTAGCAGGCgagctagcaagctaacgcGATAGCCCACTGTGGATGtacaagtcacacacacagttatatCGATAAGAAAACGAAGACACACACATCGTTCATATGCACTGATGTGTATGCGGTGGGAAAATCATAAGTAATGCGTTAGTTATGGAATAAAAAACGCTCCGACTGTGGTTGTTTTGCGTTAGCTGAGGCTAGCTAGGTAGCGCGCTAACACGGCAGCATCACATCGGCAGCGTTAGCAGCAGCTAGCCTAGCATCACTTCTTCGCCCCACCGTGGTGCTCGCCAGTGATGCCcgacaaattaaacaaactaCACCGCCTCTTCCTCCGCCCGTGTGGCAGCCTACCTGGACATAGTTGCTCTCGCAGTACTCCGCGACTCTTTCCAAATTGGTGAAACTGTCTAGTAGTGCGCTTCGTCCTGCTGGAATCTCCTCTTCCAGTAGCATTTGTAGCTCCGCCATTTTCACATCTTTAGCAGAGCGTagtgatgtgtgagtgtgagtgtgtgtggtgtcagtGTGTAAAGGCTCTTTGGCGCCCCCGCGGCCGTGTGCGGTACTGCAGCAGGGCTCTCCCAGCAGCTGGTGGAGAACAGAACAGGGGATCCCAAAATTAATAATGTTTCAAACAGAAATGCATCAAAGCAGACCCGCATATGCCAGAGTGCTACTGTGGTTAGCAAAATAAGCCCTTAAATGTCATTAATGGGATCAtaaaagtcatgtttttattagttttaagCCAAGAAATGCTGTgattttacaataaaaacaacactatATTTGGTGATCCCTCCTTTATGACTCCCCCCTTGCACAGGCTCAGTTAAACTGCAGCAAGCCTTCCTGATGAGGAAATAGAAACTTGCCCAAGGGCGCTTCAGAAGCACAGATACTAACTGATAAAGGGCCTCTGTTATAACTCCATGCACGCGGGATGATGTAGGAAACACACGATACATACATACTGAAAagaatgacacaaacacacacaagatcCTCATACATATTTAATTATACGCAAGGTGCGAACATGtttaaaaaggaatgaaatgTCTAAATCCCATGTGGGTTATATCAACAAACAAACTAGTCACATGTCATCAGGAATTTCGACTTAAGGCAGTTGTACGAGGAATTATAGAGAAATTTTGAAGTAGCACATGCTGTTTTTCTCTACATCGACGTAGAGTATTAAACCACAGAGTTTCCCTCCAATGTCTTTTTTCAGAAGTGGACAGACGAGGTCATGATGTGCTTAAGGCCTCAGGTTACTGTACAGTCATAATTTCCAAAGAGTCTCAACTACCACAAGGAAAGAAAATGCGTGGATCCTCATCAGTCAGGAAATACTTTGCTGGTAATTCTTTAAACCGCGATGTTATTGTTCTTTAGACACAGGACGCCTCAGTTTCTAGCTTCTTCTGCTGACGGTGATCCAGGTCTCGTCTTTCGGCGTGGACACCAGCTCAGATCGGACCTCCATGACCTGTCCCTTCAACTTGTGAAGCTTCAGCTGACGCACCAACGTGCTGAGCAGCACGGTGGCGATGGTGTAGGCGAACCTATCAGAGAGTACAAATATAATGAACATTCAAAGTCGAATTAGCTTCTTTTTCAAGCTCCACAAACTATACAAGTGTTCTGGAGTTAAATGTCTGCACTGTGGGTCCAAGAGTCCAACAtttcttctctctgatttcGAGTTTTATTGTTCGTCTCTACCTGAGTTCCGGGCATGTTTGATTCCCAGAGAATCCGAGCAGACAGAAGCTCTTCCTCACTGATTCCTCCTCAAATCGATCGGGGTCAAACCTGAAGGACATGAACGAATTGGACAAATCAATATTGTAAACccgaatgaaaaaaaaacccacaatgtGATGATGTGATACTATCATGAGATGCTCAGTGTATTCCAGGAGTTATTTTGTGATCAACACCTGCCTGGTCTACTGTACTTCTACTGCCAAGTGACATCCAATAAAGTATACAGTCATGCTGGTGGCCAGCCTTGTGCTAAATGCTAATCTCAGCTTGCTAACACGCTCCAACAAAAGGTAAAGCCAACACGATGATGTTTGAGGAAGTGTtaccagaagtgaccatatttggatgcAAGGGTGGATCCCAGACATTTCATAGTAGTGACTCGTtaatcacaaggtagccacgccCTGATTCACATCCTGCTTTGTCATCCATTTGACTCTAAACAGGACCTtcatttacaaaatgagcatcttgttgtgttgaagaagacttgaaactagagaTTGAAACCATGAACTCATTAGGAGACTGTTTACAGAGGTCATCAAGAGAGAAGTAGgataattttctcataagcttacatacaatcagacttctttttaGCAACCAAAGCAAACTGCACACCTGTACGGGGCGCTCCAGGTGTCAGAATCTTGCAGGACCACTCCCAAAGCGTAGATGACCAACGTCTGAAGCAAAGCAAGAACAAAATTTAGGCATCAATTtgaataaatgcacattttctcATATTatcttgtgtttctgttttcctcttatgcaaaacattttgaatttccTCGTTTTCGCAGGCGGCGATGCAAATAAACTCACATCGCCTTAGAGACTGCTGTCATTTTCGGGTGTGAtatcattttcttcattttaactgtttttcttttaaactccAGGAAAAAGTCtgcataaaataataaatagtgATATGTGCAGGGATAATATGCAGAGTTCTGCTAAATGGCAACTCACCCacagacagtttgtttacattaaCACGATGTCAGGCCTATGTTGGTCAAACTAAAGTAGAACatttctccatcatctccatATTTATTGTTTGGCTGGCAGCCATAATTTCATGATAAgctgaagagaaacaaacagacacacagctgcagacagcGGAAAGCAGATACCTCTTTAGGGATGACATGTTGATCGACTTTGCCCTCCACTTCCTGAAGCCGAGCCGCGACGGGGGTCAGCTTGGCAGTCCTCACCGTCTCGTTGAGGACCTGCTGGCAGTATCTTTCCGAGGACAGAAATGTGATAAGATCAAGGTTACCGAACTACGCCCGGGTGAGATTTTTGACTTTTACACCCCCATTCTTGGCAAATCTGTCAAAACACATAATCTTTAAATGCTTCACTAAAACTGGACGGAAGCCCGTTGACTCGTCTGAGATATTAGCTGAGGTTTTAGACGAGTCCAAAGATCTTACTTGAGCTGAGGGATCTTGTCCAGAGTAACTGGATCCGAACCCAAAACCTCGTCCAGTTCCTGGTACAGTTTGTCCTGAACGTCCTCTGAGGTGGACAGGAAGTGGAGCGCCCAGATACACactgtgaaaacacatttcacatttcataaaCCAGAGAAAAGATGCTTTTGGGGGTTTTGTTTACTTGACATCAGATGCTTTGTTGattgtttaatttgaaatattaataatatgaaTGTCTCAGTGTTTTAAAGAGCTACTTCAGGGTCAACAAAGTCCCAAAATAGCAGCAAACTAACCAACTGAAGACGCTGATTATTCgaatatttgaaataaaaattctagcaaaaataacaaacattttcttgtttcttctcGTTCCCCCAGGGTGAAGATTTGATCACAGTAGACTGAATATTGTCGGACAAAATGTCACATGTAAAGACGTCACCACGGGCTCGAAGAGATCTAATCTAATGATGAGTCAATAAAAAGAGATCTGATCTGGAGCCGTTTTCACTTACAGTTGGCCGTGATGACGCATCCAGCCAAAGTGAAAACCATACAGTCCTCCATGATctgaaaccaacaaacaaacttcATCTCAGATCTTTAATAGAACTTTATGGGTCTTGTGTGTCTGGCGGCTCCATCAGTATTCACCTGTCGTTCCGTGAGGCTGGACTGCAGCAGAGTGTCCACAAACATCGTCTGCTTCCTTTGGGCTTTTCTGTCCTTCGCCACCGACAGCAGCACAGATTCCATTTCTGACAAAGCTGAACGCCCGCGAGGAAAAATACATTGTCATTTGACTTTTTGGCACGAACACAAAGCTGCCTGACACTCAAACTGGAGGTCGCAAGTTGAAAAGACTTCGAGCTCTTCAGACAGCacttaaagagcaactaaacccccaaaccacttttttctgctgaaaaccaatgtatttgggtatgaagtagtgttgctgagtgattctggtccaactcttgacattttagtcgaagtatttcaatttggcgtattttgtagtaaaaatgtaagtgtgactgccctctatgggttgaaacccggttattacaatcgaattttcctattggctgagatggaggcagatgacgttttggaggcagctttcgtcacggtccaccacggttagctccgccccctcctatAAAAACTAGCACCTGCTGATCTGGAATCTGTGGCGAGTAGGTTGGATTGAGAGAACTGCGAATAGAGAGGCATAgtgattattgagtaggtagtgtAGTGTGGTGACAGGttagggggagggggaggggggaatcggagagtactcctggagccccgcccatcatcaaggcattttttgaatttccagcttagagcacgtcatccaaaactgaggggtttagttgctctttaagaGAAAGTCCCCGTGTTGTCTGTCCTTGGCAGATGAATAAGTAACAGTGGCAGTTAACTGGTTaaagtgaaaatacaaaaaaattcaGCCTTTATCGTCTCTCAGGCTCCATTTCTGGCTAtcacaaacaaattaaatcagAGCCTCTGCAaacatttcctcctgtttctccACATCCAAGCAGCTGAACACTGCTCCCAAATGTCAACACACTGCAGGTGTGAAGGAGCTAAATggacacaatgaaaatcaagacaaaaaaacagactcaCTAGACTCAAAAAGGATGAAAGAAGGTAGTTTAGTACGTCTCGATATAGATGAGGTCAGTTCAGTTAAAGCTTCCACGCTCACCCTTCTCATAATGTGCCTTCCTGCTGGAGCTCTTCTCCAGCGAGCCGTCCAAGTAGCCTTTCCCGATTTCTGACCAGATCTGGTGGAgtcaggagaggaggaaaacaaaatcaactgacacattttcacagattttaCCTCATACCACCGGGACCTGAGGCTCAAAACCAGCGTCCTTTCCTCTAGATCAGTAAGCACTGAGATCGTGGTTTGTAGGTCAAACTGGGATTCTCACAATT encodes the following:
- the cyp20a1 gene encoding cytochrome P450 20A1; this encodes MLDFAIFAVTFVIILVGAVLYLYPSSRRASGIPGLNPTDEKDGNLQDIVNKGSLHEFLVSLHQEFGSVASFWFGGRPVVSLGSVQQLRQHINPNHSTDSFETMLKSLLGYQSGMGGGANETVIRKKVYESAINNTLKNNFPLVLKLVDELVGKWKSFPDAQHTPLCAHLLGLAMKSVTQLALGERFRDDSDVISFRKNHDAIWSEIGKGYLDGSLEKSSSRKAHYEKALSEMESVLLSVAKDRKAQRKQTMFVDTLLQSSLTERQIMEDCMVFTLAGCVITANLCIWALHFLSTSEDVQDKLYQELDEVLGSDPVTLDKIPQLKYCQQVLNETVRTAKLTPVAARLQEVEGKVDQHVIPKETLVIYALGVVLQDSDTWSAPYRFDPDRFEEESVRKSFCLLGFSGNQTCPELRFAYTIATVLLSTLVRQLKLHKLKGQVMEVRSELVSTPKDETWITVSRRS